From the genome of Miscanthus floridulus cultivar M001 chromosome 10, ASM1932011v1, whole genome shotgun sequence, one region includes:
- the LOC136489490 gene encoding putative F-box protein At4g09190, whose amino-acid sequence MEAKRSSKHEDDGVSLPEDIIFDVLVGLPVKALCRFRCESKAWRALISDPAFVASQRSHAGRLIVAAFGSWPDYELRLLDMQGNVLRVFEAWGSHDHRSTRMDLIFVKRRWQGAMIIDPAARRSFTVGRHAHDEEIRWSNYSFGRAAPSGAYKVLHLSKTHTTVCEVATITGDGAEPTWRQRPTPDLFNGFSPQHKVTTFMKEFPVGTV is encoded by the coding sequence ATGGAAGCGAAACGAAGCAGCAAGCACGAGGACGATGGCGTGTCGCTGCCGGAGGACATCATCTTCGACGTGCTAGTCGGGCTGCCGGTGAAAGCCCTGTGCCGGTTCCGATGCGAGTCCAAGGCCTGGCGCGCCCTCATCTCCGACCCGGCCTTCGTTGCCTCGCAGAGATCCCACGCCGGCCGTCTCATCGTCGCCGCGTTCGGATCCTGGCCGGACTACGAGCTGCGGCTTCTGGACATGCAGGGCAACGTCCTGAGGGTGTTCGAGGCCTGGGGCAGCCATGATCATCGATCCACTCGCATGGACCTCATCTTCGTAAAAAGGAGGTGGCAAGGCGCCATGATCATCGATCCGGCGGCCCGGCGTTCCTTCACCGTCGGCAGGCATGCGCATGACGAGGAGATCCGGTGGAGCAACTACAGCTTTGGCCGTGCCGCCCCGTCTGGCGCCTACAAGGTCCTACATCTTTCCAAAACTCACACGACGGTCTGTGAGGTCGCTACGATCACGGGCGATGGTGCAGAGCCGACATGGAGGCAAAGGCCGACGCCCGATTTGTTTAATGGCTTTTCCCCCCAACACAAGGTTACAACATTTATGAAAGAATTCCCGGTTGGAACCGTGTAG